ATTACTTAGGAAGCAGATGTCCACTtgttaattacatgcatacaacaTAGCTAGAAGCTATGGGTTTTGCTCTATTTATAGGGCTTGAGTCTAAACTAACTAATACATCACTCCACCAGCTGGGTTCTgtataatatgtatatatatatatatatatatatataatgaggaTTAAACTGAATACAAGCTCGCAATTAATATAATGCCATTGTTTTGAATGCTGCATATTAAGGAATGACAACATATTATGAATTATCCATATTTAAGAGAAGAAATTAACAAATAACAAGTGTGAATAAAGATTTGGTCAAGGTAATACAATGATCTCTGTCAATTACCATTTTATGCAAGATATGATCAGTCTTGTTCTTTAGGGCAATTATATTTACATGGAATGCATTTATGTTTGGTAGGGTACAATAGATCTATTATAATGAATTAACAAGGTTGGCACGGGTAGTAAAAAATGATGTGTCTTTTAAGTATATTTGAGTGTTTAATTATTGTGAATAAAAAAAATACCGTTGAAAATACTTTACCTCATAATGATTTTTTTCCCGATGCAAATAGAATTAGACCTAACTCAATGAATTAAGAGAAGAAAGTGCTTTCTTTCTTCTCCTGGCCAAGCAGAATAGGCCGAGTGCCATGAATGCAAGAAAAAAAACTCCTCCTGGAGAGACTCATTGAACTAAACGTGGCTTGAAAATATTGAGTTGGAATCAATTGATATAGATTGAAGatcattataaaaattaaaaaaaattaaaaaaaaatcttataaggACTTAATCATTGATTAACTCgatgatattttaaaatatttatttatttttaaattatagaatTTAAATTGAATACATCATATCTCtaaataattcaaaatattttaaaGTAAATGCTCAAGAGAAAATAAACTTTTACTAAAGGGAAATTCTTATTTATATCCAATTTTTATTAATTCAAGTTAAAATAAgtgaaattcatatatttatatcttgAATCTGATGGATAAGTAAATTTTTGTACCAACTAAATTTCAAGCTACCAATTTCCTTATAAATAAGGTAATATTAATAGTTATTAATTATATTAGAAATTTAATGACCGAAAaggataaattataagtttttccAAAGAGGGGGAAATATTAATCAAATTGATTGTGATTTTAATGTCTTTGAGAGTGGACACAAAAACATGGATGGATGAATAGGTTGGGCATTCTAAATCTGAACAAATGAATATTGAAATGAAGTAAAATCTCCAAGTTGCATGTTCCTCATTCAAAAATTAACACCAAATTGCAGAAATCTCTAAATTGAATAATATGGTCAGCTTATATATCTAGCTTGTATTCTATGCTGTAAACGACATAAAAAATTAGGTCATTGTGCTTTGACTAGATGTGAATTAACATTCCATTCCCTCTTCATTTCCAGATTAGATAAGCATCAGGAGACAGAATACATCTGAGGCAATTTGTTTCATTTGTAAACGCCATATATAAAAAGATTATGTATGTAATCAATGAGGGAGTGATTTTCTGCCTAAACAAACAGTAACTTGAACGTCAGAAGAAGACCTGGATCGACTTTCGTGTTTTGGAAACCAATTAGATAGCGTCCAAGAAACATACATATGTATACAACTCTCCTAATATGCTAAATTAAATACTACACTGCCATTTAAAGAAATTGTGGGTTTCTTTAAATATTTGCTTTTTTATTAGTTATCTTTGGCCTCTGTGTAGCTACCAAAAATGGTTGACCTTGTACATTTTGCCAGGTTCTttattaatttatgtataaaCCAATTAATGGTTCATAACAAATTAAAAATGGAACCATTATTTTCCTATCAAATTTAAATCTATGAGACGAGAAAACATTCCATAAATTTTAATGAGTTACAATAATGATATAATAATAAGAATCGTTATAAATTCTTGCTAATTAGTGCAATTGGTGTCAATAACAGATATGGGGAGGACTATGCTAATAATAAGGTGGCTTCTACAGAAAAGGAACATATAAAGAAATTTGGAGTGATGGGGATATATAAAATGAGTGACATAAATTGAATAAGCAAAGTAAACTCTATTGTAAAGGTAGATGATGagcattacataaatttatattcATCAAGAAGGATTAAACTAACTAAGATATTATTCTCAGTGTTAGGTTTGGTCAAAATACAGTGAAAAGATTGTTGATTACTATTATATTATGCAATCGGAAACAACCTGAACATCAGTATCTCTATTATTTTCTTTAGAACCTAATTATCATGCAAATTGGTATAATTATAATGCGGTTTGATGACGTTATGGTAGTCTACGCCAGCCAAATGGGTAATATTATGGAGGAGGTATGATTTCTGTTCATGAGAACTATATCTTTTATTCTGTCATCTAATTTCTTTTTAGTATTTCTGGATTTGATTGCGTTGTTGCCCTGAAACCATTGATTAGACATAGATTTTCTTGGCACAAAATTGTGTTTTTGGATTGAATTCTCCAAGCATGGCTAATTAAAATGGAACAGAGTCCTGCAGGTGTTGGTGCTGTGCTTGCAGGATAAAGGAGTGTTCTCATACGTATTATTTCTATCAAAAGTCCTGTTGAGTGTTGATGTCGGTTCAAATTAACAAAATGGGTTTTAAATGATCTACTAAATTTCTGTTTTCTGCTGTTAAATGGAACCTCTACCATTGTTTCTTTGCTTTTACGGAGCTCCCTTGGTGATTTTTTTTCTCGATCGTTAGCAGGGGATTGCTGATTGCTGACTGCATTCTCTTTGCTGCTTCTTAATTTGGCCTTGTGCAGTTGCACACATGAGGAAATTGGATCAATATGAATtcagtctctttttttttttatgcaaacTCAAACTTAATTAGCAAGATAAGCATGTGAGAGAATAAAgccatcaattaattaattaattccctCTTTTGATCTATACTAAATAAAGTTCTTTGCTTGTAAAAAAAGAATCATCAATTAATTATATCACTCCCTTCAGCTTCTCTACCCCCAACAAGTATTTATAAATTTTGCCAATTTatgttaaaaagaaaaattttacaattaataagttttaatttagtgatattaaaatatttataaatttacaaggtttgattttatttctcaattaaaattaaataaattaaaaataattaacaaaattttacatttatattattatatatataacaaaaatCTAAAGTATGAAATGAGATGTATAATTTATTATgtacttttctttctttctttctttcaacTCTTCTATACAATAATCTCCATTATTTCTTTAAATTCCACTCTGATTATTGATTTGTTTTATGGTAGCAAAGTAAGACACGAAAAGCCATCCTTGTTTATGTGCATCATTACAATTTGACTTATGTTCAGATTTTTGCTGCAACTGCCCTGTGCCTGCGAGGCTAATTTCAAAAGCAGACTTTATTTTCTTCAATAATGGCTCCTTTTTAATTTAGCAACACGATAGCAGCCATGTATACAATCTCCATATGcttacaaattaattcattaatcaaACAAATCATATTCCTCGGACTTGTTACATTTAACACTTGACTAACGACGCTGATGGGTTACTTACAAAAGTCCTTTTAGTATTGGTGGTGATGGCCTTTACCATGAGGAGGGCCTTTGGGTTTGGGGTGCTCGGGCTCGCGGGGAGTGCCACCTGCAGCAGCCATATATGAGCTACCTGCATCAACAGCACCTCCTACAACTTCATGAATTTGCACATCATCCTCAATGGGCACTGTCACAATTTCCTCTCCCCATGTTCCTGTCGTGATTATCTCTTGAATTACTTCATCTTCTTCGATAGATGCAGGTGCTGCAGGATTCATAACTGGCTGCTTCTTCTTCTTAGCCAAACTACCATGAGGAGGGCCTTTGGGTTTACGGTGCTCGGGCTCGCTGGGAGTGCCATCTGCATCCCCCATATATAAGCTACCTGCACCACCAGCGCCTTCTACAACTTCATGGATTTGCACATCATCCTCAATGGGCACTGTCGCAATTTCCTTTCCCCATGGTCCTGTCGTGATTATCTCTTGAATTACTTCATCTTCTTCGATAGATACAGGTGCTGCAGGATTCATAActggcttcttcttcttcttagccAAACTACCATGAGGAGGGCCTTTGGTTTTGGGGTGCTCGGGCTCGCTGGGAGTGCCATCTGCATCCCCCATATATAAGCTACCTGCACCACCAGCGCCTTCTACAACTTCATGGATTTGCACATCATCCTCAATGGGCACTGTCGCAAATTCCTTTCCCCATGGTCCTGTCGTGATTGTCTCTTGAATTACTTCATCTTCTTCGATAGATACATGTGCTGCAGGAACCATAActggcttcttcttcttcttagccAAACTACCATGAGGAGGGCCTTTGGGCTTGGGGTGCTTGGGCTCGCAAGGAGTGCCATCTACATCCCCCATATATGAGCTACCTGCACCACCAGCGCCTCCTACAACTTCATGAATTTTCACATCATCCTCAATGGACACGGTCACAATTTCCTCTCCACATGGTCTTGTCGTGATTGTCTCTtgaattacttcatgttcttCGATAGATACAGGTGCTGCAGGAACCATAActggcttcttcttcttcttagccAAACAGATGAGACCCACCAAAAGGAATGCAAGGAAGAATGCGCCGCCAAGCGAAACGCACACTGCAATGATGGTCGTGTGGTTGTTTCCTCCAGGTGGTGCCAGAACGTTTGATGGCGGTGGTACTGCGTTAAAAGGTGTGGGTGCACCATAAAGAGGTGGAGTGTGACCAGGAATAAGCGGTGGCGGTACCGGACTTACACTAGGTTTTGGTGGTGGTGTAGCATATGGTGGTAACTTTGGTGGTGAAACTGGACCTTTTGATGGGATTGGGGGTGAAACAGGATGAGATGGTGGTGCTACATACGGAGGTGACTTCTGTGATGGTGCTGGAATAGGAGTATGGCTTGGTGGAGATGAGGGTTTAGGCGCGGTTGGAGAGGGCACTGGTGCTGGTCCAGTAGGTGTTGGTTTTGGTGGTGGTGCTAAATACGGTGGTAATTTTGGTGGTGGAACTGGACTAGGAATGTGGCCTGGTGGGGAAGGCACCGGCACTGGGCCACTAGGTGATGGTGGTGGTGCATACGAAGGGATTTTTGGTGGAGGTGTGAGATGTTTGGAGGGTGGTGGCCCATTATAAGGTGGATGTGCGCAATAATGACATGGTGGTGATTGTGGTGACGGTGAGGGTGGCTTAGGGTGGCCATGGCCACAATGATGCTTATGGTGATGACgtcgtggtggtggtggtgttggcttatgatggtggtggtggtgatagtGAGGTGGAGGAGGAGGGGGTGGTGGTGGTGAGTGGAAATAACGGTGGTTGGTCGGAGGTGGTGAAATGACGGGATTACTAGGTGGTGGGGGAGTTGAAGGTGGTGGAGGTGAATAGTATGGATAAGCCATCTCGAAAAGGAGGGAAAGATGAAATGTGAGCGTGATCAGTGTCAGTACCTATGAGATGAATAATTCCACCAACTATACTCTACATTTTATAGCTATTTGTACTAGGTACTTAGGGCTGCACCTAGCCATATACTTTAATTTCTCACATATTACTATATATTTACATCTTAATTTGTATACTAAATTAACTATAACATCCACTTGAAGTTTAATTTTCccatttattttaaaattcctaAATGAGGCTACGTCACATATTAATACTAAGATTAAAAAATTTTGAACTTATATAGCTTAAATCCATTATGAATCATATGTGTATatataattaagtttttttttttttctcaacatAGGGAATTATTTTGTAATGCCAACCTAATGGGTATTATGTGTTAATTATAAAACAAAACCAAGTTGCAGAAAAATGAAGTCAAATTGAACAATTATCGGCTACCATTCCAATGAGGAAATGCAATTGGCAGTTTGTACATCTTAATCAAGGAATTTTTGTGTGAAGTGATCAGTTACCGAATGGGAATTTAATTAGTCAGTCTGTCATTtggtattattatatattatttttattaattaggtACATAATCATATTAATTAACAGATTGTGCATTGTCCACTTATGTTTGGATGCTAGATTCAGAAGAAAACCAGGcttcttattaatattaaatcccTATACTTTGCTTTTGTTATTTTAAATCCTTAATCTTGTAAATTTGttgatattatatattttttaactgCTCGTGTGTAGTTCATTTACAGTGTGTAGCAAATAGAAGGAAAAAAATAGTCTGATTAGAAAAGGGAAGaaaaaaaacttataattttatttaaaaaaaaaaaagataaatggcACATTCGTAATTAGAAAGAGAAACAAcggtttatttattttgttttcttctaCTTTCCAACTTCATTTTGTTTCTCTCTCTTCCATTTACAAACCCTAGAGAAAGACACACAAAATTGCAGAGCTtcaaagagagaaagagaaagaaattaataagaattaaaatttgatttaaatttgagggagaaatcaatcgaataaataaaaaaaaaaaagaaaatttatcaTTTTTGCAATGCAATTTTCTTTTTTCCCATTTCAGTACCCATTTTCTCTTAAAAATTTAGCTTTTCTTTAGTTTGTACATAAGGGAAAAGGATAAAAGAATCCATCAAACTATTTAGAATCCATATCTAGTTCCATACTTGCATTGCAGAAGGACACACAATCATTTCATTGTTTTTAGTTCTGATGTCCCATAAGAATTGTGGGTATTTTTTGGGTGATAACAAGTGAAAAGGTCAAGTAAATTTGGGGGAAGTACATTTGGGTGATTTTAATTTGGTTATTTGTTCTATTTTGTTTGGAATTTGATTATGAGTTTGTAAGGGTTTTAAATGCATTGATGATTATATCAAGAGAACAGATgtagagatcagagaagacattTGGGAGAGGGTTTAGTTTACTGAGCTAGATTTCTGTTTACTCTCAATGAAAAAAAGGCATAATGTTAACAAATTTAAAAGTTCAAGGACttaatttagaatgcaaaatataggAATTTAATATTAATACGAAGTAAAATTTAAGGGTTTAAATATACAATTTATCAACAGTAAAGGATATGAAATTTTGGCAGACttacaatttaattaaaataatgattTGATTGCTGAACAGTAAACATAAAATTTgagaatataaatataaaatttttgaaaattaaatgtaatagttaaaaatttaaatgttgataaaattaaataataaataaactaCTGAAATGTATTTATATTGTTTGATTGAGTTGTTAAGTTTTTTACATTTCTGTTCatctaatatttataaatatcatTTGAGGTATATGAAAGGATATGAAAGACAATCTTACTTAACCTCTCATAATTATCTACTAATTTATCT
This is a stretch of genomic DNA from Hevea brasiliensis isolate MT/VB/25A 57/8 chromosome 12, ASM3005281v1, whole genome shotgun sequence. It encodes these proteins:
- the LOC110667214 gene encoding uncharacterized protein LOC110667214 — its product is MAYPYYSPPPPSTPPPPSNPVISPPPTNHRYFHSPPPPPPPPPHYHHHHHHKPTPPPPRRHHHKHHCGHGHPKPPSPSPQSPPCHYCAHPPYNGPPPSKHLTPPPKIPSYAPPPSPSGPVPVPSPPGHIPSPVPPPKLPPYLAPPPKPTPTGPAPVPSPTAPKPSSPPSHTPIPAPSQKSPPYVAPPSHPVSPPIPSKGPVSPPKLPPYATPPPKPSVSPVPPPLIPGHTPPLYGAPTPFNAVPPPSNVLAPPGGNNHTTIIAVCVSLGGAFFLAFLLVGLICLAKKKKKPVMVPAAPVSIEEHEVIQETITTRPCGEEIVTVSIEDDVKIHEVVGGAGGAGSSYMGDVDGTPCEPKHPKPKGPPHGSLAKKKKKPVMVPAAHVSIEEDEVIQETITTGPWGKEFATVPIEDDVQIHEVVEGAGGAGSLYMGDADGTPSEPEHPKTKGPPHGSLAKKKKKPVMNPAAPVSIEEDEVIQEIITTGPWGKEIATVPIEDDVQIHEVVEGAGGAGSLYMGDADGTPSEPEHRKPKGPPHGSLAKKKKQPVMNPAAPASIEEDEVIQEIITTGTWGEEIVTVPIEDDVQIHEVVGGAVDAGSSYMAAAGGTPREPEHPKPKGPPHGKGHHHQY